Genomic DNA from bacterium:
AGCCGGCTCCTATGGCTATCTGATTCGAGCGCAGATTCCAGCGCCGATTCTGGCCAAAGCCCGATCAGCGCAAAAGCTGATCATCCGGCTGGAAGTGGACGAATCGCTGCCCGGCGGTCTGGCGATCTATGGCCGGGATTTCGGCCGCTATCCGCTGGATCCCACCGTGGTGCTGATGCTGAAATAAGCGGTCTTTGAAAAAAAAATAAGGGATGGCTCGTCCATCCCTTATTCATTTTATCGCTGACCTTGTACGGCTCCGTAGAACAGTTTCTGTGCTGCCGATCCGCCTATTTTTTAAACCATTTAGAGATCAGCCGGTCCAGCCCCAGATACTGGCCGGTGCCGGTCACGGCAACCACCAGCAATCCAGCCGCTTCCACCAGGTTTTTATTCACGATCAAATAGCTGCCTTCCATGGGGATGGAATAAAACAGCCCGGCAAACGGCGGGTTGCAAAAGTAGTAAAGCAGTATCAGCAACATGCCTGCGTAGCTGGCGATACGGGTGAAGCAGCCCATGATCAGGCCCAGACCGATCAGAATCAACCCATAGATGTTCATCTGGTTGACGATGTTCAGCACCGTCGGGTTGGCGGCGATCCATTTAAAGAGGCTGGAAAAGATCCATTTGGACTGAGATAAAAAGCCCACCGCCGACCAGTCGCTTTTCATCAACTTGGCGATGCCCTCATAGAGAAAATGCCAGCCGATCAGCACGCGCAACAGCACGATGGCGTTCAATTGACACTGGGTATATTTTTTTTCATCGATCATGATCGAGTCCTGTCCATTAGGGTTAAAGGATGAATTCTTTTGGATCAAAGGTCAATTTGCGGCCGGCCTCGATGGCCTCGTTCACTTTGAGCACCGCCACCGCGGTTTCATAGCCGATCTCCGCCGGGCAGTTGAGTTTTTCGTTGCCGCGCACCGCATTGAA
This window encodes:
- a CDS encoding DoxX family membrane protein is translated as MIDEKKYTQCQLNAIVLLRVLIGWHFLYEGIAKLMKSDWSAVGFLSQSKWIFSSLFKWIAANPTVLNIVNQMNIYGLILIGLGLIMGCFTRIASYAGMLLILLYYFCNPPFAGLFYSIPMEGSYLIVNKNLVEAAGLLVVAVTGTGQYLGLDRLISKWFKK